The following proteins are co-located in the Anser cygnoides isolate HZ-2024a breed goose chromosome 2, Taihu_goose_T2T_genome, whole genome shotgun sequence genome:
- the FZD6 gene encoding frizzled-6 encodes MGALVTAVTCASLLALVRGHSLFTCEPITISRCSRMPYNMTFFPNIMGHYDQDTAALQMEPFLTLMNLHCSPDVHTFLCKAFVPACLEQVHVIHPCRNLCEKVYSDCKPLIDTFGIAWPEELECNRLVSCDETAPATAPVTTNAHGTQKTPGQTRRDYGFWCPRHLHTSNGQGYKFLGIDQCAPPCPNMYFKNYELDVAKSFIGIVSIFCLCATLFTFLTFLIDVKRFRYPERPIIYYSVCYSIVSLMYFIGFLLGNRTACNKADDKLEIGETVVLGSQNKACTVLFMVLYFFTMAGTIWWVILTITWFLAAGRKWSCEAIAQKAMWFHAVAWGIPGFLTIMLLAMNKVEGDNISGVCFVGLYDVDASLYFVLLPLCLCVFFGLSLLLAGIISLNHVRQVIQHDGRNQEKLKKFMIRIGVFSGLYLVPLVALLGCYVYELVNRKTWETTWVFDHCDQYHIPCPYQAKALARPEIFLFLMKYLLTLIVGISPVFWVGSKKTCSEWANFFNRNRKRDPIRESRRVLQESCEFFLRHNSKVKHKKKHYKSSSHRLKVISKSMGTSTSGTTNHGTSAVAITNHDYLSQETVAEIKTSPETSEKEADGTSAQKVEEGENSGNQMLCGSKLTVDQVEKRNKADSTCDMSSLSGSVKRIGEGRVTPKNDFIESPALQRSSSQIPDVSQSGSISLLVYSASDTRKELDSGNSSNP; translated from the exons ccTTTTCTCACTCTTATGAATCTCCACTGTTCACCAGACGTCcacacatttctgtgcaaagcatttgttcctgcctgcctggagcaagTTCATGTGATTCATCCTTGCCGAAACCTCTGTGAGAAAGTGTATTCTGACTGCAAGCCGTTGATTGACACTTTTGGAATCGCGTGGCCTGAAGAGCTGGAATGTAACAG ACTAGTCAGTTGTGACGAGACTGCTCCTGCCACTGCTCCTGTAACCACAAACGCACACGGAACTCAGAAGACCCCAGGACAGACGCGAAGGGATTATGGATTCTGGTGTCCCCGGCACCTGCACACTTCCAATGGACAAGGCTACAAGTTTCTAGGCATCGATCAGTGTGCACCCCCATGTCCCAATATGTACTTCAAAAATTACGAATTGGATGTTGCGAAAAGCTTCATTGGAATAGTTTCAATCTTTTGTCTTTGTGCTACGCTTTTCACATTCCTGACTTTCCTGATTGATGTTAAAAGGTTTAGGTACCCAGAGAGGCCAATCATTTATTACTCGGTCTGTTACAGCATAGTGTCTCTAATGTACTTCATTGGATTTCTGCTTGGGAATAGAACTGCCTGTAACAAGGCAGATGATAAGCTAGAAATTGGGGAAACGGTTGTTCTTGGCTCCCAAAACAAAGCCTGTACTGTCCTTTTCATGGTTTTGTACTTTTTCACTATGGCAGGAACCATTTGGTGGGTGATTCTTACCATCACCTGGTTCCTCGCAGCAGGAAGGAAATGGAGCTGTGAAGCTATCGCACAGAAGGCTATGTGGTTCCATGCCGTTGCGTGGGGAATACCCGGCTTTCTAACCATTATGCTTCTTGCCATGAACAAAGTCGAAGGGGACAATATCAGTGGAGTTTGCTTTGTGGGTCTCTACGATGTGGATGCCTCTCTGTACTTTGTGCTTCTGCCGTTatgcctttgtgtttttttcggtctctctctccttttagCTGGTATTATCTCTTTAAATCATGTGCGGCAAGTCATCCAGCATGATGGCAGAAACCAAGAGAAGCTAAAGAAATTCATGATTCGAATTGGAGTTTTCAGTGGCTTGTACTTGGTGCCACTTGTGGCACTTCTCGGGTGCTATGTCTATGAGCTGGTGAACCGGAAGACCTGGGAAACGACTTGGGTGTTCGACCACTGTGACCAGTACCATATCCCTTGTCCTTATCAG GCAAAGGCACTAGCAagaccagaaatatttttgtttctgatgaaATATTTGCTGACACTAATTGTTGGCATATCTCCAGTCTTCTGGGTGGGAAGTAAAAAGACCTGTTCGGAATGGGCCAATTTCTTCAACAGAAACCGCAAAAGAGA tccAATCAGGGAGAGTCGAAGAGTACTGCAAGAATCGTGCGAATTTTTCTTGAGGCACAACTCCAAAGTTAAACATAAAAAGAAGCACTACAAATCGAGTTCACACAGATTGAAAGTAATTTCGAAGTCAATGGGGACTAGCACGAGTGGCACAACAAATCATGGAACTTCTGCAGTAGCGATCACTAATCATGATTACTTAAGCCAAGAAACTGTTGCAGAAATTAAAACGTCTCCGGAGACATCTGAGAAGGAGGCAGATGGAACATCAGCCCAAAAAGTCGAGGAAGGCGAAAACAGTGGAAATCAAATGTTATGTGGTTCTAAACTGACCGTGGATCaggtggaaaaaagaaacaaagcagataGCACATGTGATATGAGTAGCTTGTCTGGGAGTGTGAAGAGAATAGGTGAAGGAAG AGTAACTCCTAAGAATGATTTTATTGAATCTCCTGCATTACAAAGGAGCAGTTCACAAATACCTGATGTCTCACAGTCAGGCTCCATATCACTACTTGTCTACTCGGCTTCAGACACCAGAAAAGAGTTGGATTCAGGAAACAGTTCAAACCCTTGa